Proteins encoded within one genomic window of Kibdelosporangium phytohabitans:
- a CDS encoding DUF5131 family protein, with product MSDNSRIEWTDATWSPTLGCTKVSPACDHCYAMKTVHRLSFNPNPKIEAAAEGLTAYRPGHGVMWTGAVRELPDRLTIPLKWRKPRRIFVDSQSDLFHDHVSDEFIARVFAVMAATPRHTYQVLTKRHARMRSLLSSEDFRERIFLASNLPHGDVLEDGWPLRNVWVGVSVEDQKWADIRIPALLDTPARVRFLSCEPLLGPLTLGRWFDTPPSCGCGVPPDGAHGPVGCSPGCMVPEPSGIDWVIVGGESGHGARPMHPNWARGIRDQCVTAGIPFHFKQWGEWGPAPWVVRVCDPAVGWRGTAEELAAAKADAEARGATHAYAEWAHEYGHDLYQPPHKPWSVERVDPIDDHQAPMRRWGKHAAGRELDGRTWDEFPATKP from the coding sequence ATGAGTGACAACAGCCGTATTGAATGGACCGACGCAACCTGGTCGCCGACGCTCGGCTGCACCAAGGTCTCCCCGGCGTGTGATCACTGCTACGCGATGAAGACCGTGCACCGGCTCTCGTTCAACCCGAACCCGAAGATCGAAGCAGCGGCCGAGGGTCTGACCGCGTACCGGCCCGGCCACGGCGTGATGTGGACCGGCGCTGTCCGCGAACTGCCGGACCGGTTGACCATCCCGTTGAAGTGGCGAAAGCCGCGCCGGATCTTCGTCGACTCCCAGAGCGACCTATTCCACGACCACGTGTCCGACGAGTTCATCGCCCGCGTGTTCGCCGTCATGGCGGCCACGCCCCGACACACGTATCAGGTGCTGACCAAGAGACACGCACGGATGCGATCGCTGTTGTCCAGCGAGGACTTCCGCGAGCGGATCTTCCTGGCCAGCAACCTGCCCCACGGTGACGTCCTCGAAGACGGCTGGCCCCTCCGGAACGTCTGGGTGGGCGTGAGCGTCGAGGACCAAAAATGGGCGGACATCCGGATTCCCGCCCTGCTCGACACCCCGGCGCGCGTGCGGTTCCTCTCATGCGAGCCGCTGCTCGGCCCGCTCACCCTGGGCCGGTGGTTCGACACGCCGCCATCGTGCGGGTGCGGCGTCCCGCCGGACGGGGCTCACGGCCCGGTTGGCTGCTCGCCTGGGTGCATGGTGCCGGAACCGTCCGGAATCGACTGGGTGATCGTCGGCGGCGAATCCGGCCACGGCGCACGGCCCATGCACCCCAACTGGGCACGCGGTATCCGCGACCAGTGTGTGACCGCCGGGATCCCGTTCCACTTCAAACAGTGGGGCGAGTGGGGCCCGGCACCGTGGGTCGTGCGCGTGTGTGACCCGGCAGTCGGCTGGCGAGGCACCGCCGAAGAACTCGCTGCGGCCAAGGCCGACGCCGAGGCGCGCGGCGCGACACACGCCTACGCCGAGTGGGCCCACGAGTACGGCCACGACCTCTACCAGCCGCCGCACAAGCCGTGGAGCGTCGAACGCGTCGACCCGATTGACGACCACCAGGCGCCCATGCGCCGATGGGGAAAGCACGCCGCCGGGCGCGAGCTCGACGGGCGAACCTGGGACGAATTCCCTGCGACGAAGCCATGA